Proteins encoded by one window of Enterococcus faecalis:
- a CDS encoding 5-formyltetrahydrofolate cyclo-ligase translates to MEKNKLRKVGLTALEWLKQHPEIKQHKESSLYEQLFASQQWQQAQTIGMIRSLPLELSTQPIFERAMQESKQVAVPRTFKGGKMHFYQVFPETVYDTSAFGVEEPPLTAAEITATAIDLLIVPGIVFNRAGYRIGFGGGFYDRYLEHFSGHSCSLVFSEQLHEQWQPEAFDQPIEQLFIQ, encoded by the coding sequence ATGGAGAAAAACAAGTTGAGAAAAGTGGGCTTAACTGCCCTGGAATGGCTAAAACAACATCCAGAAATTAAACAACATAAAGAATCAAGTCTCTATGAACAGTTGTTTGCTAGTCAGCAATGGCAACAAGCACAAACGATCGGAATGATTCGGTCGTTACCGCTAGAATTATCAACACAGCCAATTTTCGAACGGGCCATGCAAGAGAGCAAGCAAGTGGCGGTGCCGCGAACATTTAAAGGAGGCAAAATGCACTTTTATCAAGTCTTTCCAGAGACGGTTTATGATACCAGTGCATTTGGCGTGGAAGAACCTCCGTTAACAGCGGCAGAAATAACAGCTACAGCGATTGATTTATTGATTGTGCCAGGGATTGTTTTCAATCGTGCTGGCTATCGAATAGGCTTCGGCGGTGGTTTTTATGATCGTTATTTGGAACATTTTTCGGGCCATTCATGTAGTTTAGTTTTTAGTGAACAACTCCATGAGCAATGGCAACCAGAAGCGTTTGATCAGCCAATCGAACAATTATTTATACAATAG